One Nicotiana tomentosiformis chromosome 4, ASM39032v3, whole genome shotgun sequence genomic window carries:
- the LOC104108659 gene encoding isopentenyl phosphate kinase isoform X1 has protein sequence MEQNKASAPVPPTKRVRCIVKLGGAAITCKNKLETIDEENLTEVSSQLRQALIPNSDSAKILGMDWSKRPGQSEPPSFVDEFSDQPVADSESFIVVHGAGSFGHFQASKSGVHKGGLSRPLVKAGFVATRISVTSLNLEIVRALAREGIPSIGMSPFSCGWSTCQRNMTEADISMVIKAIDAGFIPVLHGDAVLDTLQECTILSGDVIIRHLAAELKPEFVVFLTDVLGVYDRPPVEPGAVLIREIAVREDGSWSVVKPRLEDTSKPVEFTVAAHDTTGGMVTKITEAAMIAKLGIDVYITKAGTDHSVKALSGILKGSIPDDWLGTAIRYMS, from the exons ATGGAGCAGAATAAAGCTTCCGCCCCGGTCCCTCCAACCAAACGCGTTCGCTGCATCGTCAAGCTCG GAGGTGCAGCGATCACATGTAAAAATAAATTGGAGACTATAGATGAGGAGAATCTTACGGAAGTTTCATCCCAGCTTCGTCAAGCATTGATTCCGAATTCTGATTCTGCAAAAATTCTTGGAATGGATTGGAGCAAAAGGCCGGGACAGTCTGAACCTCCAAGTTTCGTCGATGAGTTCAGTGATCAACCAGTTGCGGATTCAGAAAGTTTTATTGTTGTTCATGGAGCAG GTTCCTTTGGACACTTTCAAGCTAGCAAGTCAGGTGTTCATAAGGGTGGACTAAGCCGACCTCTTGTCAAGGCTGGTTTTGTTGCTACAAGAATTTCA GTCACATCCCTCAATCTTGAAATCGTGAGAGCCCTAGCAAGAG AGGGTATTCCTTCCATCGGAATGTCTCCATTCTCATGTGGTTGGTCAACATGTCAAAGAAAT ATGACAGAGGCTGACATTTCAATGGTCATTAAAGCAATTGATGCTGGTTTTATACCT GTTTTGCATGGAGATGCTGTCCTGGATACATTACAG GAGTGCACCATTCTGAGCGGAGACGTGATAATACGTCATTTAGCAGCTGAACTAAAGCCAGAGTTTGTTGTTTTTCTT ACAGATGTACTTGGCGTATATGATCGTCCACCAGTAGAACCTGGCGCTGTGCTTATCCGGGAAATTG CTGTACGTGAAGATGGAAGCTGGTCGGTAGTGAAACCTAGATTAGAGGACACAAGCAAGCCAG TTGAATTCACTGTAGCTGCCCATGATACAACTGGTGGGATGGTGACAAAGATAACAGAAGCCGCTATGATTGCAAAGCTTGGAATCGATGTCTACATAACAAAG GCAGGAACGGACCACTCAGTGAAAGCCCTGAGTGGAATCTTGAAAGGCAGCATACCTGATGACTGGCTTGGAACAGCCATCAGGTATATGAGTTAA
- the LOC104108659 gene encoding isopentenyl phosphate kinase isoform X4, with translation MDWSKRPGQSEPPSFVDEFSDQPVADSESFIVVHGAGSFGHFQASKSGVHKGGLSRPLVKAGFVATRISVTSLNLEIVRALAREGIPSIGMSPFSCGWSTCQRNMTEADISMVIKAIDAGFIPVLHGDAVLDTLQECTILSGDVIIRHLAAELKPEFVVFLTDVLGVYDRPPVEPGAVLIREIAVREDGSWSVVKPRLEDTSKPVEFTVAAHDTTGGMVTKITEAAMIAKLGIDVYITKAGTDHSVKALSGILKGSIPDDWLGTAIRYMS, from the exons ATGGATTGGAGCAAAAGGCCGGGACAGTCTGAACCTCCAAGTTTCGTCGATGAGTTCAGTGATCAACCAGTTGCGGATTCAGAAAGTTTTATTGTTGTTCATGGAGCAG GTTCCTTTGGACACTTTCAAGCTAGCAAGTCAGGTGTTCATAAGGGTGGACTAAGCCGACCTCTTGTCAAGGCTGGTTTTGTTGCTACAAGAATTTCA GTCACATCCCTCAATCTTGAAATCGTGAGAGCCCTAGCAAGAG AGGGTATTCCTTCCATCGGAATGTCTCCATTCTCATGTGGTTGGTCAACATGTCAAAGAAAT ATGACAGAGGCTGACATTTCAATGGTCATTAAAGCAATTGATGCTGGTTTTATACCT GTTTTGCATGGAGATGCTGTCCTGGATACATTACAG GAGTGCACCATTCTGAGCGGAGACGTGATAATACGTCATTTAGCAGCTGAACTAAAGCCAGAGTTTGTTGTTTTTCTT ACAGATGTACTTGGCGTATATGATCGTCCACCAGTAGAACCTGGCGCTGTGCTTATCCGGGAAATTG CTGTACGTGAAGATGGAAGCTGGTCGGTAGTGAAACCTAGATTAGAGGACACAAGCAAGCCAG TTGAATTCACTGTAGCTGCCCATGATACAACTGGTGGGATGGTGACAAAGATAACAGAAGCCGCTATGATTGCAAAGCTTGGAATCGATGTCTACATAACAAAG GCAGGAACGGACCACTCAGTGAAAGCCCTGAGTGGAATCTTGAAAGGCAGCATACCTGATGACTGGCTTGGAACAGCCATCAGGTATATGAGTTAA
- the LOC104108659 gene encoding isopentenyl phosphate kinase isoform X3 → MEQNKASAPVPPTKRVRCIVKLGGAAITCKNKLETIDEENLTEVSSQLRQALIPNSDSAKILGMDWSKRPGQSEPPSFVDEFSDQPVADSESFIVVHGAGSFGHFQASKSGVHKGGLSRPLVKAGFVATRISRVFLPSECLHSHVMTEADISMVIKAIDAGFIPVLHGDAVLDTLQECTILSGDVIIRHLAAELKPEFVVFLTDVLGVYDRPPVEPGAVLIREIAVREDGSWSVVKPRLEDTSKPVEFTVAAHDTTGGMVTKITEAAMIAKLGIDVYITKAGTDHSVKALSGILKGSIPDDWLGTAIRYMS, encoded by the exons ATGGAGCAGAATAAAGCTTCCGCCCCGGTCCCTCCAACCAAACGCGTTCGCTGCATCGTCAAGCTCG GAGGTGCAGCGATCACATGTAAAAATAAATTGGAGACTATAGATGAGGAGAATCTTACGGAAGTTTCATCCCAGCTTCGTCAAGCATTGATTCCGAATTCTGATTCTGCAAAAATTCTTGGAATGGATTGGAGCAAAAGGCCGGGACAGTCTGAACCTCCAAGTTTCGTCGATGAGTTCAGTGATCAACCAGTTGCGGATTCAGAAAGTTTTATTGTTGTTCATGGAGCAG GTTCCTTTGGACACTTTCAAGCTAGCAAGTCAGGTGTTCATAAGGGTGGACTAAGCCGACCTCTTGTCAAGGCTGGTTTTGTTGCTACAAGAATTTCA AGGGTATTCCTTCCATCGGAATGTCTCCATTCTCATGTG ATGACAGAGGCTGACATTTCAATGGTCATTAAAGCAATTGATGCTGGTTTTATACCT GTTTTGCATGGAGATGCTGTCCTGGATACATTACAG GAGTGCACCATTCTGAGCGGAGACGTGATAATACGTCATTTAGCAGCTGAACTAAAGCCAGAGTTTGTTGTTTTTCTT ACAGATGTACTTGGCGTATATGATCGTCCACCAGTAGAACCTGGCGCTGTGCTTATCCGGGAAATTG CTGTACGTGAAGATGGAAGCTGGTCGGTAGTGAAACCTAGATTAGAGGACACAAGCAAGCCAG TTGAATTCACTGTAGCTGCCCATGATACAACTGGTGGGATGGTGACAAAGATAACAGAAGCCGCTATGATTGCAAAGCTTGGAATCGATGTCTACATAACAAAG GCAGGAACGGACCACTCAGTGAAAGCCCTGAGTGGAATCTTGAAAGGCAGCATACCTGATGACTGGCTTGGAACAGCCATCAGGTATATGAGTTAA
- the LOC104108659 gene encoding isopentenyl phosphate kinase isoform X2: MEQNKASAPVPPTKRVRCIVKLGGAAITCKNKLETIDEENLTEVSSQLRQALIPNSDSAKILGMDWSKRPGQSEPPSFVDEFSDQPVADSESFIVVHGAGSFGHFQASKSGVHKGGLSRPLVKAGFVATRISVTSLNLEIVRALAREGIPSIGMSPFSCGWSTCQRNMTEADISMVIKAIDAGFIPVLHGDAVLDTLQECTILSGDVIIRHLAAELKPEFVVFLTDVLGVYDRPPVEPGAVLIREIAVREDGSWSVVKPRLEDTSKPVEFTVAAHDTTGGMVTKITEAAMIAKLGIDVYITKVGAGRNGPLSESPEWNLERQHT, translated from the exons ATGGAGCAGAATAAAGCTTCCGCCCCGGTCCCTCCAACCAAACGCGTTCGCTGCATCGTCAAGCTCG GAGGTGCAGCGATCACATGTAAAAATAAATTGGAGACTATAGATGAGGAGAATCTTACGGAAGTTTCATCCCAGCTTCGTCAAGCATTGATTCCGAATTCTGATTCTGCAAAAATTCTTGGAATGGATTGGAGCAAAAGGCCGGGACAGTCTGAACCTCCAAGTTTCGTCGATGAGTTCAGTGATCAACCAGTTGCGGATTCAGAAAGTTTTATTGTTGTTCATGGAGCAG GTTCCTTTGGACACTTTCAAGCTAGCAAGTCAGGTGTTCATAAGGGTGGACTAAGCCGACCTCTTGTCAAGGCTGGTTTTGTTGCTACAAGAATTTCA GTCACATCCCTCAATCTTGAAATCGTGAGAGCCCTAGCAAGAG AGGGTATTCCTTCCATCGGAATGTCTCCATTCTCATGTGGTTGGTCAACATGTCAAAGAAAT ATGACAGAGGCTGACATTTCAATGGTCATTAAAGCAATTGATGCTGGTTTTATACCT GTTTTGCATGGAGATGCTGTCCTGGATACATTACAG GAGTGCACCATTCTGAGCGGAGACGTGATAATACGTCATTTAGCAGCTGAACTAAAGCCAGAGTTTGTTGTTTTTCTT ACAGATGTACTTGGCGTATATGATCGTCCACCAGTAGAACCTGGCGCTGTGCTTATCCGGGAAATTG CTGTACGTGAAGATGGAAGCTGGTCGGTAGTGAAACCTAGATTAGAGGACACAAGCAAGCCAG TTGAATTCACTGTAGCTGCCCATGATACAACTGGTGGGATGGTGACAAAGATAACAGAAGCCGCTATGATTGCAAAGCTTGGAATCGATGTCTACATAACAAAG GTTGGTGCAGGCAGGAACGGACCACTCAGTGAAAGCCCTGAGTGGAATCTTGAAAGGCAGCATACCTGA
- the LOC104084936 gene encoding uncharacterized protein isoform X1 — protein MADEDVSESFSEWQQIQSPSSTTGSKDQLNKNNDVVVTREDLPINNDPQLFQEPHYSAVSAAETTLPLPDRDDNNEKGEGHRWLKKHLRELTSWIVQVVCKAKNYAACKVGIGTFTSTRTRLLAVLSVSLFYWMIQRWRRQRQIDTSKKLVLLIKEKDQLLTSFLQKIDQLSLQISQMNDSLLARRKVPVLQVG, from the exons ATGGCAGATGAGGATGTTTCAGAAAGCTTCAGTGAGTGGCAGCAAATCCAATCTCCATCTTCTACTACTGGCAGCAAAGATCAGTTAAACAAAAATAATGATGTAGTTGTAACCAGAGAAGACTTACCAATTAACAATGATCCTCAACTGTTTCAAGAACCCCATTACTCAGCAGTTTCTGCTGCAGAAACTACTCTGCCATTGCCCGATAGAGATGATAATAATGAAAAAGGTGAAGGACATAGGTGGTTGAAGAAGCATTTGAGAGAATTAACTTCTTGGATTGTTCAGGTTGTTTGCAAGGCCAAAAATTATGCTGCTTGTAAAGTTGGAATTGGAACTTTCACTTCCACTAGAACTAGACTATTAGCAGTACTTTCGGTTTCCTTGTTTTATTGGATGATACAGAGGTGGCGGAGGCAAAGACAGATTGATACTTCTAAGAAACTTGTGCTTCTTATCAAAGAAAAAGACCAG CTACTAACTTCATTCTTGCAGAAAATCGACCAGCTCTCTCTCCAAATTAGCCAGATGAATGACTCCCTACTAGCGCGACGAAAGGTTCCAGTTCTTCAAGTTGGCTAA
- the LOC104084936 gene encoding uncharacterized protein isoform X2 produces the protein MADEDVSESFSEWQQIQSPSSTTGSKDQLNKNNDVVVTREDLPINNDPQLFQEPHYSAVSAAETTLPLPDRDDNNEKGEGHRWLKKHLRELTSWIVQVVCKAKNYAACKVGIGTFTSTRTRLLAVLSVSLFYWMIQRWRRQRQIDTSKKLVLLIKEKDQKIDQLSLQISQMNDSLLARRKVPVLQVG, from the exons ATGGCAGATGAGGATGTTTCAGAAAGCTTCAGTGAGTGGCAGCAAATCCAATCTCCATCTTCTACTACTGGCAGCAAAGATCAGTTAAACAAAAATAATGATGTAGTTGTAACCAGAGAAGACTTACCAATTAACAATGATCCTCAACTGTTTCAAGAACCCCATTACTCAGCAGTTTCTGCTGCAGAAACTACTCTGCCATTGCCCGATAGAGATGATAATAATGAAAAAGGTGAAGGACATAGGTGGTTGAAGAAGCATTTGAGAGAATTAACTTCTTGGATTGTTCAGGTTGTTTGCAAGGCCAAAAATTATGCTGCTTGTAAAGTTGGAATTGGAACTTTCACTTCCACTAGAACTAGACTATTAGCAGTACTTTCGGTTTCCTTGTTTTATTGGATGATACAGAGGTGGCGGAGGCAAAGACAGATTGATACTTCTAAGAAACTTGTGCTTCTTATCAAAGAAAAAGACCAG AAAATCGACCAGCTCTCTCTCCAAATTAGCCAGATGAATGACTCCCTACTAGCGCGACGAAAGGTTCCAGTTCTTCAAGTTGGCTAA
- the LOC138909558 gene encoding uncharacterized protein, whose amino-acid sequence MLGLPRLEWNGTPSHSTSSVISYVKARYMVEKGYLAYIRDPSAEVPSMDSVPLVRKFIEVFPTDFQEMPPDRDTDFCIDMVPGEIVSSEGIKVDPKKIEAVQNWPRPTFITEIQSFLGLVSNYRRFIEEFSSISATLTKLTRKGALFRWSNECELSFQKLKTDGRVITYASRQLEVHEKNYTVHDLELAAIVHALKIWRHYLRRWLELFKDYDITILYHLGVVDDALSRKEKIICSLTYLLVEKRPLDMDVKALANRFGRLDIWVPSRVLACVVAHSSLLEHIKARQFDNPHLLVLKDTVQRGGAKEVVIGDDGVMRL is encoded by the exons atgctggggttgcctcgattagagtggaatgGGACTCCTAGCCATTCTACTAGTagtgttatttcttatgtgaaggctcggtatatggtcgagaaggggtatttggcctatatccgtgatcctagtgcagaggttccttccatggattcagtaccactTGTGCGCAAGTTTatagaggtgtttcctacagattttcaagagatgccacccgacagagataccGACTTCTGTATTGATATGGTTCCAG GTGAGATTGTATCTTCTgagggcattaaggtggatcctaagaagattgaagcagttcaaaactggcctagacctactttcattacagagattcagagcttcttgggtttggtgagtAATTATCGCCGGTTCATAGAGGAATTTTCATCTATATCAGCcacattgaccaagttgacccggaagggtgctcttttcaggTGGTccaacgagtgtgagttgagctttcagaagcttaagact gatggtagagtgattACCTACGCATCTCGGCAGTTggaggttcatgagaagaattacactgttcatgatttagagttggcagccattgttcatgcgctgaagatttggaggcactatctg cgaagatggttagagttgtttaaagactatgatatcaccatattatatcatctcgGTGTAGTGgacgatgcattgagtaggaaggagaAGATCATATGTAGTTTGACATATTTACTGGTAGAAAAGAGGCCACTAGACATGGATGTTAAGGCTTTAGCCAACCGATTTGGGAGATTGGATATTTGGGTGCCcagccgggttcttgcttgtgttgtggcacatTCTTCATTGttggagcatatcaaggctcgccagtttgataaTCCTCACTTATTGGTGTTGAAGGATACGGTGCAgcggggtggtgctaaggaggttgtgattggtgatgatggtgttatgcggctttag